In one Lycium barbarum isolate Lr01 chromosome 7, ASM1917538v2, whole genome shotgun sequence genomic region, the following are encoded:
- the LOC132602803 gene encoding probable xyloglucan endotransglucosylase/hydrolase protein 23, whose amino-acid sequence MASFSSSKLVILLMICVMGSAFGVAIGGKFNEEFEITWGDGRAKILNNGDLLTLSLDKISGSGFQSKNEYLFGKIDMQLKLVPGNSAGTVTAYYLSSQGPTHDEIDFEFLGNLSGDPYTLHTNVFSQGKGNREQQFHLWFDPTADFHTYSITWNPQRIIFYVDGTPIREYKNAESVGVSYPKNQPMRIYSSLWNADDWATRGGLVKTDWSQAPFSASYRNFNANACIPKTPSSSSCSSNSATSTSNSWLNEELDNTSQERLKWVQKNYMVYNYCTDTKRFPQGFPADCAQNN is encoded by the exons AtggcttctttttcttcttctaaatTAGTAATACTACTTATGATATGTGTTATGGGTAGTGCTTTTGGTGTTGCTATTGGAGGTAAATTTAATGAAGAATTTGAAATAACATGGGGTGATGGCAGAGCAAAAATACTCAACAATGGAGACCTTTTAACTCTGTCACTTGATAAAATATCTGGCTCTGGTTTTCAATCCAAGAATGAATATCTTTTTGGTAAAATAGACATGCAGCTCAAACTTGTACCTGGCAATTCTGCTGGCACTGTCACTGCTTATTAT TTGTCATCACAAGGACCAACACATGATGAGATAGATTTTGAGTTCCTGGGGAATCTAAGTGGTGATCCTTATACTCTGCATACTAATGTATTTAGCCAAGGCAAAGGCAACAGAGAGCAGCAATTTCATCTCTGGTTTGACCCAACTGCTGATTTTCACACCTATTCCATCACCTGGAATCCACAACGCATCAT ATTTTATGTAGATGGAACACCCATTAGAGAATACAAGAATGCAGAATCAGTTGGAGTGTCATATCCCAAAAACCAACCAATGAGGATATACTCAAGTTTATGGAATGCAGATGATTGGGCTACAAGAGGAGGACTTGTGAAAACTGATTGGAGTCAAGCACCATTTAGTGCTTCTTACAGAAACTTCAATGCAAATGCTTGTATTCCCAAGACTCCATCATCATCTTCTTGCAGTTCCAATTCTGCAACTTCAACAAGCAATTCATGGTTGAATGAAGAGTTGGATAACACAAGCCAAGAGAGGTTGAAATGGGTGCAGAAGAATTACATGGTTTACAATTATTGCACTGATACAAAGAGGTTTCCACAAGGATTTCCAGCTGATTGTGCTCAAAACAACTAA
- the LOC132602804 gene encoding probable xyloglucan endotransglucosylase/hydrolase protein 23, protein MASFSSSKLVVLLLICVMVSVFGVAIGGKFNEEFEITWGDGRAKILNNGDLLTLSLDKISGSGFQSKNEYLFGKIDMQLKLVPGNSAGTVTAYYLSSQGSTHDEIDFEFLGNLSGDPYTLHTNVFSQGKGNREQQFHLWFDPTADFHTYSITWNPQRIIFYVDGTPIREYKNAESVGVSYPKNQPMRIYSSLWNADDWATRGGLVKTDWSQAPFSASYRNFNANACIPKTPSSSSCSSNSATSTSNSWLNEELDNTSQERLKWVQKNYMVYNYCTDTKRFPQGFPADCAQNN, encoded by the exons AtggcttctttttcttcttctaaatTAGTAGTACTACTTTTGATATGTGTTATGGTTAGTGTTTTTGGTGTTGCTATTGGAGGTAAATTTAATGAAGAATTTGAAATAACATGGGGTGATGGCAGAGCAAAAATACTCAACAATGGAGACCTTTTAACTCTATCACTTGATAAAATATCTGGCTCTGGTTTTCAATCCAAGAATGAATATCTTTTTGGTAAAATAGACATGCAGCTCAAACTTGTACCTGGTAACTCTGCTGGCACTGTCACTGCTTACTAT TTGTCATCACAAGGATCAACACATGATGAGATAGATTTTGAGTTCTTGGGGAATCTAAGTGGTGATCCTTATACTCTGCATACTAATGTATTTAGTCAAGGCAAAGGCAACAGAGAGCAGCAATTTCATCTCTGGTTTGACCCAACTGCTGATTTTCACACCTATTCCATCACCTGGAATCCACAACGCATCAT ATTTTATGTGGATGGAACACCAATTAGAGAATACAAGAATGCAGAATCAGTTGGAGTGTCATATCCCAAAAACCAACCAATGAGGATATACTCAAGTTTATGGAATGCAGATGATTGGGCTACAAGAGGAGGACTTGTGAAAACTGATTGGAGTCAAGCACCATTTAGTGCTTCTTACAGAAACTTCAATGCAAATGCTTGTATTCCCAAGACTCCATCATCATCTTCTTGCAGTTCCAATTCTGCAACTTCAACAAGCAATTCATGGCTGAATGAAGAGTTGGATAACACAAGCCAAGAGAGGTTGAAATGGGTGCAGAAGAATTACATGGTTTACAATTATTGCACTGATACAAAGAGGTTTCCACAAGGATTTCCAGCTGATTGTGCTCAAAACAACTAA